Proteins from a single region of Candidatus Korarchaeota archaeon NZ13-K:
- a CDS encoding branched-chain amino acid ABC transporter permease, which yields PSLAQTLGVNVSRMLLISWFIAGAIAGVAGALMPFYVMCNTYTGILYIAEMFCASIVGGLDYLFGAPLGGFLIGFAKVLLLSVAASLIGPDMINYDLIIPLGAMVVTLALLPKGLASLIARR from the coding sequence CCCCTCGCTCGCTCAGACGCTCGGGGTCAACGTTTCGAGGATGCTCCTGATCTCATGGTTCATAGCGGGGGCAATAGCCGGTGTGGCCGGCGCCCTCATGCCCTTCTACGTAATGTGCAACACCTACACGGGGATCCTCTACATAGCCGAGATGTTCTGCGCCAGCATAGTTGGAGGCCTGGACTATCTCTTCGGGGCTCCGCTGGGTGGCTTCCTCATAGGGTTCGCCAAGGTGCTCCTACTGTCGGTGGCAGCGTCCCTCATAGGCCCGGATATGATAAACTACGATCTGATAATACCTCTCGGCGCCATGGTCGTGACCCTGGCCCTGCTTCCCAAGGGGCTGGCTTCCCTGATAGCGAGGAGGTGA
- a CDS encoding branched-chain amino acid ABC transporter permease: MQVLEEVLIFVSSFVAIYSVYLIVTVSLNVQRGFAGIPQFGLVLPVAGGAYVVGNLANKIALWMLGMKTDLDPVMESSAVLSLVNPVLSSQPHLAMGLFLLCLLIGAVVGAVLGLLQVAPAIKLRIDYLSITLLAFGEIMNVIARAYRPLVGGSYGVQTPMVFGWAGKYTMDVTALVMLLIALLIYAYAEYLGRTPLGRTLKAIRDNEVAAAALGKSIVKYRAIAIVIGSAFCGVAGALWGFYNGSVIPGQFTRFNWTFLPWLMIFLGGLGNNKGALAGATVFVVIDRLITYYKHEFTGLLPFEVIWLYQIVLGILTAIILIYRPQGILPERPYIPKDVRERLGRRAGRS; this comes from the coding sequence ATGCAGGTACTGGAGGAGGTTCTTATCTTCGTCAGCAGCTTCGTCGCAATATACTCGGTCTACCTGATAGTGACAGTCAGCCTGAACGTACAGAGGGGCTTCGCCGGAATACCGCAGTTCGGGCTTGTCCTCCCCGTAGCCGGCGGAGCCTACGTCGTGGGGAACCTCGCCAACAAGATAGCCCTATGGATGCTCGGGATGAAAACTGATCTCGATCCGGTAATGGAGAGCTCAGCGGTGCTCTCCCTGGTGAATCCCGTCCTGAGCTCCCAGCCCCATCTGGCCATGGGGCTGTTCCTGCTATGCCTCCTCATAGGCGCCGTGGTCGGTGCCGTGCTCGGGTTGCTGCAGGTCGCTCCGGCGATAAAGCTCAGGATAGATTACCTCTCAATAACCCTGCTGGCATTCGGGGAGATAATGAACGTTATAGCTAGGGCTTACAGGCCGCTGGTAGGTGGATCCTACGGGGTGCAAACCCCGATGGTCTTCGGATGGGCGGGGAAGTACACGATGGACGTCACAGCGCTCGTTATGCTCTTGATAGCCCTGCTCATATACGCTTACGCCGAGTACCTGGGAAGGACGCCCCTGGGGAGGACCCTGAAGGCCATAAGGGACAACGAGGTGGCCGCGGCGGCCCTGGGCAAGAGCATAGTCAAGTACAGGGCCATAGCTATAGTGATAGGATCGGCCTTCTGCGGTGTAGCCGGGGCCCTATGGGGATTCTACAACGGTAGCGTCATCCCGGGACAGTTCACTAGGTTCAACTGGACGTTCCTACCCTGGCTCATGATATTCCTGGGGGGACTAGGGAACAACAAGGGGGCCCTGGCCGGGGCCACTGTGTTCGTGGTGATCGATAGGCTCATAACATACTACAAGCATGAGTTCACCGGCCTGCTGCCCTTCGAGGTCATCTGGCTCTACCAGATAGTACTAGGGATCCTGACCGCCATCATACTGATCTACAGACCCCAGGGAATCCTGCCGGAGAGGCCTTACATACCGAAGGACGTGAGGGAGAGGCTCGGGAGGAGAGCTGGTAGATCATGA